The following proteins come from a genomic window of Sesamum indicum cultivar Zhongzhi No. 13 linkage group LG10, S_indicum_v1.0, whole genome shotgun sequence:
- the LOC105172761 gene encoding urea-proton symporter DUR3 isoform X1, producing the protein MASSPATNCPPFEFSAKYYHEDGGGCFRQASFFEGKAVLNQGVGYSVILGFGAFFAVFTSFLVWLEKRYVGSRHTSEWFNTAGRNVKTGLIASVIVSQWTWAATILQSSNVAWEYGISGPFWYASGATIQVLLFGVMAIEIKRKAPHAHTVCEIVKARWGTAAHIVFLTFCFMTNIIVTAMLLLGGSAVVNALTGVNIYAASFLIPLGVIVYTLAGGLKATFLASYIHSVIVHVVLVIFVYLVYVASNELGSPSTVYQRLLEVSSKARSCQDPISHVGQSCGPVNGNYKGSYVTMLSSGGLVFGIINIVGNFGTVFVDNGYWVSAIAARPSSTHKGYLLGGLVWFAVPFSLATSLGLGALALDLPITATEASHGLVPPATAIALMGKGGSVLLLTMLFMAVTSAGSSELIAVSSLCTYDIYRTYINPDASGKQILKVSRIVVLVFGCLMGILAVILNKAGVSLGWMYLAMGVFIGSAVLPIAFMLLWRKANATGAVLGTVTGCLLGIITWLTVTKVEYGRVNLDTTGRNAPMLAGNLVSILVGGGVHAGCSYIWPQDYDWETTKQITVVEKEKSELSADEFKEEKLIRAKRWIVKWGVGFTLVIAVLWPILTLPAGQFNTGYFTFWAVIAIAWGTIGSAVIIILPLVESWETIQNVLLGMSTNDRLVEKIEELNFKLQTIISAMPEAERIYLLEKEKAKKKEASEIEVQIK; encoded by the exons ATGGCTTCTTCGCCGGCCACAAACTGCCCGCCGTTCGAATTCTCAGCAAAGTATTATCATGAAGACGGCGGAGGTTGTTTCAGGCAGGCCAGTTTCTTTGAAGGAAAGGCTGTGCTCAATCAGGGTGTTGGGTACTCCGTGATTCTTGGATTCGGGGCTTTTTTCGCTGTCTTTACCTCTTTCCTG GTGTGGCTGGAGAAGAGGTATGTGGGTTCTCGTCATACGTCAGAATGGTTCAACACAGCAGGTAGGAATGTTAAAACAGGGCTGATTGCAAGCGTGATTGTGTCCCAG TGGACTTGGGCTGCTACAATCTTGCAGAGTTCCAACGTTGCCTGGGAGTATGGAATTAGTGGTCCTTTCTGGTATGCAAGTGGAGCTACCATCCAG GTGCTCTTGTTTGGTGTAATGGCCATTGAGATCAAAAGAAAAGCTCCTCATGCTCATACTGTTTGTGAAATTGTGAAAGCAAG ATGGGGAACTGCCGCTCATATTGTCTTCCTAACATTTTGCTTCATGACAAACATCATTGTTACGGCCATGCTTCTTCTTGGCGGATCCGCAGTTGTGAATGCTCTCACTGGAGTGAACATTTATGCTGCAAGTTTTCTCATACCTCTCGGTGTTATAGTCTACACACTAGCAGGAGGGTTAAAAGCCACGTTCTTGGCAAGTTACATTCATTCTGTAATAG TGCATGTGGTTTTAGTCATCTTTGTATACCTAGTCTATGTTGCTAGCAATGAACTTGGCAGCCCAAGCACTGTTTACCAACGTTTGCTCGAAGTTTCCAGTAAAGCACGAAGCTGTCAGGATCCAATTTCTCATGTTGGCCAATCTTGTGGTCCAGTTAACGGCAACTATAAAGGGTCGTATGTCACAATGTTGAGTTCTGGAGGTCTTGTTTTTGGCATCATCAACATTGTTGGGAATTTCGGTACCGTTTTTGTTGATAAC GGATATTGGGTAAGCGCCATTGCGGCAAGACCATCATCAACGCACAAGGGCTACTTGTTGGGAGGATTGGTATGGTTTGCTGTGCCGTTTTCTTTGGCAACATCACTCGGTTTAGGAGCATTAGCCCTTGATCTACCGATAACTGCAACTGAGGCGAGCCATGGACTTGTTCCTCCTGCCACTGCAATTGCTTTGATGGGAAAAGGCGGATCGGTGCTTCTCCTCACAATGCTCTTTAT GGCTGTAACATCTGCTGGTTCCTCTGAACTGATTGCTGTTTCTTCATTATGCACGTATGACATCTACCGTACTTACATTAATCCCGATGCTAGTGGGAAACAAATCCTAAAAGTGTCGAGGATAGTTGTTCTAGTCTTCGGATGTTTGATGGGAATCTTAGCTGTGATACTGAACAAGGCTGGAGTTTCTCTTGGTTGGATGTATTTGGCAATGGGAGTGTTCATTGGATCTGCAGTTCTTCCCATAGCTTTCATGCTTCTGTGGAGAAAAGCAAATGCAACAGGTGCAGTTCTTGGTACGGTTACTGGTTGTCTGCTTGGAATTATAACTTGGTTGACGGTTACAAAGGTAGAATACGGGCGGGTGAACCTTGACACAACCGGAAGAAACGCACCAATGCTTGCTGGAAACTTGGTTTCTATACTTGTAGGTGGAGGTGTTCATGCTGGATGCAGCTACATTTGGCCTCAGGACTATGACTGGGAGACGACTAAACAGATTACCGTTGTCGAGAAGGAGAAGAGCGAGTTATCAGCTGACGAGTTCAAGGAGGAGAAGCTGATTAGAGCAAAGAGATGGATAGTGAAATGGGGCGTTGGCTTCACTTTAGTCATTGCTGTCTTGTGGCCTATTCTTACTCTCCCGGCAG GGCAATTCAACACGGGATACTTCACATTCTGGGCAGTGATAGCTATTGCATGGGGAACAATTGGTTCGGCAGTAATTATCATTTT
- the LOC105172762 gene encoding ubiquinol oxidase 2, mitochondrial-like, with protein MMSRSATRVARSVLTHVGPRYFSTAVSRGGAASDVAALGGYVHGGAANFVHGPAKGPEKVVVTWMRVPVLGSRNASTLALGERQQEEEKKKVQAGSDGGAAAGGGGNGNKSIVSYWGVEPAKVTKEDGSEWRWNCFRPWEAYKADLSIDLSKHHAPVTFLDKVAYWTVKALRFPTDLFFQRRYGWRAMMLETVAAVPGMVGGMLLHCKSLRRFEHSGGWIKALLEEAENERMHLMTFMEVSQPRWYERALVFAVQGVFFNAYFLTYLISPKLAHRIVGYLEEEAIHSYTEFLKELDKGTIENVPAPAIAVDYWRLPKNSTLRDVVMVVRADEAHHRDVNHFASDIHYQGHELKEAPAPIGYH; from the exons ATGATGAGCAGGAGCGCAACAAGGGTGGCGCGATCGGTGCTAACCCACGTCGGCCCGCGTTACTTCTCGACCGCCGTCTCACGAGGCGGTGCTGCAAGTGATGTAGCAGCACTTGGTGGCTATGTTCATGGTGGCGCCGCTAACTTTGTCCATGGTCCTGCTAAGGGTCCTGAAAAAGTGGTGGTGACGTGGATGAGGGTCCCGGTTCTTGGGTCGCGTAACGCCAGTACATTGGCTTTGGGTGAGAGGCAGCAGgaggaggagaaaaagaaagtgcAGGCGGGATCGGATGGTGGCGCCGCcgctggtggtggtggaaaTGGTAATAAGTCGATTGTCAGTTACTGGGGCGTTGAGCCTGCGAAGGTTACCAAAGAGGATGGCTCGGAATGGAGGTGGAACTGCTTTAGG CCATGGGAGGCATACAAGGCTGATTTGTCAATAGATCTGAGTAAACATCATGCGCCAGTCACATTTTTGGACAAGGTGGCCTATTGGACAGTCAAGGCTCTTAGATTTCCTactgatttattttttcag AGGCGGTATGGCTGGCGTGCAATGATGCTGGAGACGGTTGCGGCCGTCCCCGGGATGGTGGGAGGCATGCTGCTGCACTGCAAGTCGCTGAGGCGGTTCGAGCACAGTGGCGGCTGGATAAAGGCCCTCCTTGAAGAAGCTGAGAATGAGAGGATGCATCTCATGACCTTCATGGAGGTGTCTCAGCCGAGGTGGTATGAGCGCGCCCTCGTCTTTGCGGTCCAGGGCGTCTTCTTCAACGCCTACTTCTTGACGTATCTCATTTCTCCAAAGCTGGCTCACCGCATTGTGGGCTATTTGGAAGAAGAAGCAATTCATTCCTATACAGAGTTCTTGAAAGAGCTGGACAAGGGCACCATTGAGAATGTTCCGGCTCCGGCTATTGCTGTTGATTATTGGCGCCTGCCGAAGAACTCAACACTTCGTGATGTCGTCATGGTTGTCAGAGCCGATGAGGCCCACCACCGTGATGTCAACCACTTTGCATCG GATATTCACTACCAGGGACACGAACTGAAGGAAGCACCGGCCCCGATCGGATATCACTAA
- the LOC105172763 gene encoding uncharacterized protein LOC105172763, producing MLRVSLPGLSNRQMTMMMTGGLGAPMPVAVPSLGNCGRFGFDGRGGCWSDCGKGKRNYMTVNTTQNAAVKKMRLGISPLASSALAEPHNSSRANFYKEVLKAARDKFTREISFQSKDKDISLAKVLLYVAAEDEAFLAFNREIDASTLHNERRDTASPCDAQVWDNVEAMPMAGKNIYEWLLELDTIAKEVEAELVSRDIGCHLAEVLEAVNKVLFESRGFKRSPVLVDSKCFYLHSVLGSGCASAILLSVIYIEVCRRLNLTIVGSRVGEEFLIWPPTGNPEELFKVTSGHSLFGVVNGKCVDDPRSKASDITSNSLLGLDIATNRDIIGIALANLIRLYWKRASRTNYGLMLTSPLRSVHKSEEKFNKDSGSKMPLLRPQELRLAIMASERLIILQPHNWALRRDYGMMLYYNREYEAAVQELSICMAFAPEEEAEVLEPFVEKLHLMRLETSWKSLGQKGGRLTVP from the exons ATGCTGCGTGTTTCATTGCCTGGTTTGAGTAATCGGCAGATGACAATGATGATGACTGGTGGGCTTGGAGCGCCTATGCCCGTGGCTGTACCTTCTTTGGGAAATTGTGGCAG GTTTGGTTTTGATGGTCGTGGTGGATGTTGGAGTGATTGTGGAAAAGGGAAGAGGAACTATATGACAGTTAACACAACTCAAAATGCTGCAGTCAAGAAGATGAGGTTGGGCATTTCACCTCTGGCTTCTTCTGCTCTAGCAGAACCCCATAATTCTTCCAGAGCCAATTTCTATAAGGAG GTCCTCAAAGCTGCTAGAGATAAATTTACTCGGGAGATATCTTTCCAGTCCAAGGACAAAGATATCTCACTTGCAAAG GTTTTGCTTTATGTGGCAGCCGAGGATGAGGCATTTTTGGCATTCAACCGTGAGATTGATGCTTCTACGCTGCATAATGAAAGAAGAGATACAGCATCACCTTGTGATGCCCAAGTGTGGGACAATGTGGAGGCTATGCCAATGgctggaaaaaatatatatgagtggtTGTTGGAGCTCGATACCATAGCAAAGGAAGTTGAAGCTGAGCTGGTTTCAAGAGATATAGGATGTCATTTGGCCGAAGTTCTGGAGGCAGTAAACAAAGTCCTTTTCGAGTCTAGGGGTTTCAAGAGGTCACCTGTACTAGTGGATTCAAAATGCTTCTACTTGCACTCCGTGCTAGGCTCTGGGTGTGCCAGCG CAATTTTGCTTAGCGTGATTTATATTGAGGTTTGCCGAAGGCTTAATCTGACCATTGTGGGATCTCGAGTTGGGGAAGAATTTTTGATATGGCCCCCAACGGGGAATCCTGAG GAGTTGTTTAAAGTAACTTCTGGACACAGCTTGTTTGGGGTTGTCAACGGGAAGTGTGTGGATGATCCGCGATCCAAGGCCTCGGACATAACTAGCAACTCACTTTTAGGGCTCGATATTGCAACAAACCGAGATATCATTGGGATTGCATTGGCGAATTTGATT AGGCTTTACTGGAAACGTGCTTCGAGAACAAACTATGGCTTGATGCTGACTTCCCCACTGAGGTCTGTTCATAAATCTGAGGAGAAGTTCAACAAGGACAGCGGCTCAAAGATGCCTTTATTGCGGCCTCAGGAGCTGAG GCTTGCGATCATGGCTTCAGAAAGGTTAATAATCCTTCAGCCGCATAACTGGGCTTTGAGAAGAGACTACGGCATGATGTTGTACTATAACAG AGAATACGAGGCAGCGGTCCAAGAACTGAGCATCTGCATGGCTTTTGCACCAGAAGAGGAGGCAGAAGTTTTAGAACCTTTCGTGGAGAAGTTGCATCTGATGCGGCTTGAAACGTCGTGGAAGTCGTTGGGACAGAAAGGTGGTCGGCTAACAGTTCCATAA
- the LOC105172764 gene encoding protein root UVB sensitive 1, chloroplastic isoform X1, producing the protein MGCSACNPFSIPHQPPLPSFPPSPTGSVLGASPFRRRRADKRLVLNVHAHKHNRVSHFTPLNYSAPSRDNNSNNNSGGGGGGGGGGDDGSSNFFNFNRNPFFLLPSHFVFTGEEDSFSVTLPKHVYLLLITASASFSYFIFACSEARAKTDDLSRNHEEIVFEIRGGRRVELVPDYSKDEFVVPETMWSWWLKRGNSKSSLTLEDVWMKCRDLATRMLLPEGFPDSVTSDYLEYSLWRGVQGIAAQISGVLATQALLYAVGLGKGAIPTAAAVNWVLKDGIGYLSKIMLSKYGRHFDVNPKGWRLFADLLENAAFGMEILTPAFPHLFVPIGAVAGAGRSAAALIQAATRSCFYAGFAAQRNFAEVIAKGEAQGMVSKSIGIMLGIALANGVQSSTPLALASFGVITWIHMFCNLKSYQSIQLRTLNPYRASLVFSQYLLTGLIPSVKEVNDEEPLFPAFPLLIVKPTSEEQLEVLSNDAKDAASHIDRRLQLGSKLSDVVKSREDAIALFDLYKAEGYILAELEGRYFVVLKESSSPQDMLKSLFQVCYLYWLERNAGIQSSTIIGDCRPGGRLQISLEYVQGEFNHVKNDGEIAGWVVDGLIARPLPNRVRIGDGTASPVAVS; encoded by the exons ATGGGTTGCTCCGCCTGCAACCCTTTCTCCATTCCTCACCAACCTCCTTTGCCCTCCTTCCCGCCGTCCCCCACCGGAAGTGTTCTGGGCGCCTCCCCCTTCCGCCGCCGCCGCGCGGACAAACGCTTAGTTCTTAACGTCCACGCTCATAAACACAATCGCGTTTCCCACTTCACGCCCCTCAATTACTCAGCTCCTTCTCGTGACAACAACAGTAACAACAACAGCGGCGGCGGCGGTggaggcggcggcggcggGGATGATGGGAGCagcaatttctttaattttaaccgGAATCCGTTTTTTCTCTTGCCTTCTCACTTCGTATTCACTGGCGAGGAAGACTCGTTTTCCGTAACTCTGCCCAAACACGTCTATTTATTACTAATCACTGCGTCAGCTTCGTTCAgctatttcatttttgcatgTTCTGAGGCGCGAGCAAAGACTGATGATTTATCGAGAAATCATGAGGAAATCGTGTTTGAGATTAGGGGTGGGAGGAGGGTTGAGCTGGTGCCGGATTATTCGAAGGATGAGTTCGTCGTTCCTGAAACAATGTGGTCTTGGTGGTTAAAACGTGGAAACTCTAAATCTTCGTTGACTTTGGAGGATGTTTGGATGAAATGTAGGGATCTGGCCACGCGAATGCTGCTTCCTGAGGGATTTCCAGACAGTGTTACGAGTGATTATCTTGAGTATTCTCTTTGGAGAGGGGTTCAGGGCATTGCAGCACAAATTAGCGGTGTGCTTGCCACTCAG GCTTTGCTTTATGCTGTTGGATTGGGAAAGGGGGCAATTCCAACAGCAGCTGCTGTTAATTGGGTCCTCAAGGATGGAATTGGGTATCTCAGTAAGATAATGTTGTCAAAGTATGGGAGACATTTTGATGTGAATCCAAAGGGTTGGAGGCTATTTGCCGATCTTCTGGAAAATGCTGCATTTGGAATGGAAATTCTGACGCCTGCATTCCCGCATCTCTTTGTTCCAATTGGTGCGGTCGCTGGAGCTGGAAGATCTGCAGCTGCATTAATCCAG GCAGCTACTAGGAGTTGTTTCTATGCTGGGTTTGCTGCTCAGAGGAACTTTGCTGAG GTCATTGCTAAGGGTGAAGCTCAGGGAATGGTGAGCAAATCCATAGGAATTATGCTTGGCATAGCATTAGCTAATGGCGTACAATCTTCTACACCTCTTGCTCTTGCTTCTTTTGGTGTTATAACTTGGATCCACATGTTCTGCAATCTGAAATCATATCAATCCATTCAGCTAAGGACTTTAAATCCATATCGTGCAA GCTTAGTCTTCAGTCAGTATCTGCTCACTGGTCTAATCCCTTCGGTAAAAGAAGTCAATGATGAAGAGCCACTGTTTCCAGCTTTTCCCCTTTTGATTGTAAAGCCCACTTCTGAA GAACAACTTGAAGTACTATCTAATGATGCGAAGGATGCTGCCTCTCATATTGATCGCCGCTTGCAGCTCGGCTCCAAGCTCTCGGATGTTGTGAAGAGCAGAGAAGATGCAATTGCTCTATTTGATTTGTACAAGGCTGAGGGTTATATTCTGGCAGAGCTTGAAGGAAGATATTTT GTGGTGCTCAAAGAAAGCTCGTCGCCACAGGACATGCTGAAGTCATTGTTTCAGGTCTGTTATTTGTACTGGTTGGAGAGAAATGCTGGAATCCAATCAAGCACCATAATTGGTGACTGCAGGCCTGGGGGAAGGCTCCAAATATCTCTGGAATATGTACAAGGGGAATTCAACCATGTCAAAAATGACGGCGAGATTGCAGGTTGGGTTGTCGATGGCCTCATCGCGAGGCCTTTACCTAATCGAGTCCGTATAGGCGACGGAACTGCATCTCCTGTTGCTGTAAGCTGA
- the LOC105172764 gene encoding protein root UVB sensitive 1, chloroplastic isoform X2 produces the protein MGCSACNPFSIPHQPPLPSFPPSPTGSVLGASPFRRRRADKRLVLNVHAHKHNRVSHFTPLNYSAPSRDNNSNNNSGGGGGGGGGGDDGSSNFFNFNRNPFFLLPSHFVFTGEEDSFSVTLPKHVYLLLITASASFSYFIFACSEARAKTDDLSRNHEEIVFEIRGGRRVELVPDYSKDEFVVPETMWSWWLKRGNSKSSLTLEDVWMKCRDLATRMLLPEGFPDSVTSDYLEYSLWRGVQGIAAQISGVLATQALLYAVGLGKGAIPTAAAVNWVLKDGIGYLSKIMLSKYGRHFDVNPKGWRLFADLLENAAFGMEILTPAFPHLFVPIGAVAGAGRSAAALIQAATRSCFYAGFAAQRNFAEVIAKGEAQGMEQLEVLSNDAKDAASHIDRRLQLGSKLSDVVKSREDAIALFDLYKAEGYILAELEGRYFVVLKESSSPQDMLKSLFQVCYLYWLERNAGIQSSTIIGDCRPGGRLQISLEYVQGEFNHVKNDGEIAGWVVDGLIARPLPNRVRIGDGTASPVAVS, from the exons ATGGGTTGCTCCGCCTGCAACCCTTTCTCCATTCCTCACCAACCTCCTTTGCCCTCCTTCCCGCCGTCCCCCACCGGAAGTGTTCTGGGCGCCTCCCCCTTCCGCCGCCGCCGCGCGGACAAACGCTTAGTTCTTAACGTCCACGCTCATAAACACAATCGCGTTTCCCACTTCACGCCCCTCAATTACTCAGCTCCTTCTCGTGACAACAACAGTAACAACAACAGCGGCGGCGGCGGTggaggcggcggcggcggGGATGATGGGAGCagcaatttctttaattttaaccgGAATCCGTTTTTTCTCTTGCCTTCTCACTTCGTATTCACTGGCGAGGAAGACTCGTTTTCCGTAACTCTGCCCAAACACGTCTATTTATTACTAATCACTGCGTCAGCTTCGTTCAgctatttcatttttgcatgTTCTGAGGCGCGAGCAAAGACTGATGATTTATCGAGAAATCATGAGGAAATCGTGTTTGAGATTAGGGGTGGGAGGAGGGTTGAGCTGGTGCCGGATTATTCGAAGGATGAGTTCGTCGTTCCTGAAACAATGTGGTCTTGGTGGTTAAAACGTGGAAACTCTAAATCTTCGTTGACTTTGGAGGATGTTTGGATGAAATGTAGGGATCTGGCCACGCGAATGCTGCTTCCTGAGGGATTTCCAGACAGTGTTACGAGTGATTATCTTGAGTATTCTCTTTGGAGAGGGGTTCAGGGCATTGCAGCACAAATTAGCGGTGTGCTTGCCACTCAG GCTTTGCTTTATGCTGTTGGATTGGGAAAGGGGGCAATTCCAACAGCAGCTGCTGTTAATTGGGTCCTCAAGGATGGAATTGGGTATCTCAGTAAGATAATGTTGTCAAAGTATGGGAGACATTTTGATGTGAATCCAAAGGGTTGGAGGCTATTTGCCGATCTTCTGGAAAATGCTGCATTTGGAATGGAAATTCTGACGCCTGCATTCCCGCATCTCTTTGTTCCAATTGGTGCGGTCGCTGGAGCTGGAAGATCTGCAGCTGCATTAATCCAG GCAGCTACTAGGAGTTGTTTCTATGCTGGGTTTGCTGCTCAGAGGAACTTTGCTGAG GTCATTGCTAAGGGTGAAGCTCAGGGAATG GAACAACTTGAAGTACTATCTAATGATGCGAAGGATGCTGCCTCTCATATTGATCGCCGCTTGCAGCTCGGCTCCAAGCTCTCGGATGTTGTGAAGAGCAGAGAAGATGCAATTGCTCTATTTGATTTGTACAAGGCTGAGGGTTATATTCTGGCAGAGCTTGAAGGAAGATATTTT GTGGTGCTCAAAGAAAGCTCGTCGCCACAGGACATGCTGAAGTCATTGTTTCAGGTCTGTTATTTGTACTGGTTGGAGAGAAATGCTGGAATCCAATCAAGCACCATAATTGGTGACTGCAGGCCTGGGGGAAGGCTCCAAATATCTCTGGAATATGTACAAGGGGAATTCAACCATGTCAAAAATGACGGCGAGATTGCAGGTTGGGTTGTCGATGGCCTCATCGCGAGGCCTTTACCTAATCGAGTCCGTATAGGCGACGGAACTGCATCTCCTGTTGCTGTAAGCTGA
- the LOC105172765 gene encoding pentatricopeptide repeat-containing protein At1g31790, protein MKTIASNPHAKTALLHIDVSSTKNNNFTSDHPIQIQLPLHRPPTPMRIKPPPKKPNPKPVATTSDILRLMDSLKLPIPLDIYTSLIKECTKLRDPLKAVELHEHVRRSGLRMNLPLRNRLLLMYVSSGRLDHARQLFDQMFQRDFNSWAVMIAGCVENGKYNEAIDFYIEMLLEEEFEDVGNNQMELLVSGVLVCVLRACLYTRDFELGRQVHGWLWKMGYSRNVVLCSFLINFYGKLKCFDGAESVFEQVRSPNTVVWTSRIVNCSSDGNFEGVVSVFKEMGREGVTKNGYTFSTVLKACRMMGDIECGRQVHANLMKLGLESDGFVQCALVDLYGKCGCLNDATRMFEIGKNKRNGACCNAMLTNYTQHGLYIEAIKLLYEMKMAGFKTCESLLMK, encoded by the coding sequence ATGAAAACAATAGCCTCCAATCCCCATGCAAAGACTGCGCTCCTCCATATCGATGTTTCTTCAACCAAGAACAACAATTTCACTTCTGATCATCCAATTCAAATCCAGTTGCCCCTTCACAGACCACCCACACCTATGAGAATCAAACCGCCACCCAAGAAACCGAACCCGAAACCCGTTGCCACCACCTCCGACATTCTACGCTTGATGGACAGTCTCAAATTGCCCATACCACTAGACATTTACACTTCGCTCATCAAAGAATGCACCAAATTGCGCGACCCTTTGAAAGCCGTTGAGTTGCATGAACATGTGAGACGAAGTGGTCTTCGTATGAATTTACCTTTGCGTAACCGGCTTTTATTGATGTACGTATCGAGTGGGCGCCTTGATCACGCGCGCCAACTGTTTGATCAAATGTTTCAGAGGGATTTTAATTCGTGGGCTGTCATGATTGCTGGTTGTGTTGAAAATGGGAAGTACAATGAAGCCATAgatttttatatagaaatgCTACtggaagaagaatttgaagaCGTTGGTAATAATCAGATGGAACTTTTGGTTTCGGGTGTACTCGTGTGTGTTCTCAGAGCCTGTTTGTATACAAGGGACTTTGAGCTTGGGAGGCAAGTGCACGGTTGGTTATGGAAAATGGGTTACTCGAGAAACGTTGTTTTGTGTAGTTTCTTGATTAACTTTTATGGGAAGCTGAAGTGTTTTGATGGTGCTGAAAGTGTTTTCGAACAGGTTCGTTCTCCAAATACAGTTGTGTGGACGTCTAGGATCGTGAACTGTTCAAGCGACGGTAACTTTGAGGGAGTGGTTAGTGTCTTTAAGGAGATGGGAAGGGAGGGCGTGACGAAGAACGGCTATACGTTTTCAACTGTTCTTAAGGCTTGCAGGATGATGGGGGATATAGAGTGTGGGCGACAAGTTCAtgcaaatttgatgaaattaggGCTTGAATCAGATGGTTTCGTGCAGTGTGCATTGGTCGACTTGTATGGAAAATGTGGTTGTCTGAATGACGCTACTAGGATGTTTGAGATTGGTAAAAATAAGAGGAATGGTGCCTGTTGCAATGCAATGCTTACAAATTATACGCAACATGGACTCTACATTGAGGCAATTAAACTTCTTTATGAAATGAAGATGGCTGGCTTCAAGACCTGTGAATCATTATTAATGAAGTGA